One Melanotaenia boesemani isolate fMelBoe1 chromosome 8, fMelBoe1.pri, whole genome shotgun sequence DNA segment encodes these proteins:
- the LOC121644333 gene encoding uncharacterized protein LOC121644333 has translation MAQRYNSCWRRKMKSQQTTCKRYRRMQDTQGLENRESTNWWSDDCCTEQVISSANLEADDAADLEDSSITNMCDLHYTNHSSSQCYGHTSEMHHSGLNVESEPEQPIHIDTFDEHLPEFVEEGTLDDNALFDDDLSFDDDLTFENSLELNQEEGTGPKSSTNTVDHPLYRNAPISVAESLLLIMTFANRHKITGKALNDLLTLISLHCPSDIQTECLQNLHKFKQFFDDSSSLLLHKYCSACFMTVESTDTLCKTCEANVLMEGSTSYFIEVPIEAQLKRLFAKEGFEEKLLFRFNRHKKCHDSIEEIYDGEIYQKFTTCNGPLRTCDLPAKALVLNTVQFNGQFGCLKCEQPGQTVKTGE, from the exons atgGCACAGAGGTACAACTCATGCTGgaggagaaaaatgaagagCCAACAAACTACTTGCAAAAGATACAGACGAATG CAGGACACACAAGGACTAGAGAACAGAg aatCAACAAACTGGTGGTCAGATGATTGCTGTACTGAGCAAGTGATCAGTTCTGCTAATCTGGAAGCTGATGACGCTGCTGATCTGGAAGACTCTTCGATCACAAATATGTGTGACCTCCATTACACcaaccattcatcctcccagtGCTATGGACACACAAGTGAGATGCATCACTCTGGACTTAATGTTGAATCAGAGCCTGAACAGCCTATTCACATAGATACATTTGATGAGCACCTACCTGAATTTGTTGAAGAAGGAACTTTAGATGATAATGCATTATTTGATGATGACTTGTCATTTGATGATGACCTAACATTTGAAAACAGTTTAGAGCTAAACCAAGAGGAGGGAACAGGACCCAAAAGCTCTACAAACACTGTAGATCATCCACTTTATAGAAATGCACCAATATCTGTTGCAGAGAGTCTTCTCCTCATAATGACTTTtgcaaacagacacaaaataacAGGAAAAGCTCTCAATGATTTGCTTACACTAATCTCTCTGCACTGCCCCTCTGATATCCAGACAGAATGTCTTCAGAATTTACacaaatttaaacaattttttgaTGATTCCTCCTCTCTGCTTTTGCACAAATATTGTAGTGCATGCTTCATGACTGTTGAGAGTACAGACACCCTGTGTAAAACCTGTGAAGCCAATGTGTTGATGGAGGGGTCAACGTCCTATTTCATTGAGGTTCCCATTGAAGCACAACTGAAGAGATTGTTTGCTAAGGAAGGCTTTGAAGAAAAACTTCTGTTCAGGTTTAATAGACATAAAAAGTGTCATGACAGTATTGAAGAAATATATGATGGAGAAATCTATCAGAAATTTACTACTTGCAATGGGCCTCTCA GAACCTGCGACTTGCCTGCAAAAGCTTTGGTGCTTAATACTGTTCAATTCAATGGACAGTTTGGGTGTCTAAAGTGTGAACAGCCAGGTCAAACAGTGAAGACAGGAGAATGA